AGTGACGCTGACAACAGATATTATTGTTGGCTATCCAAATGAAACAGAGGAGCAGTTTGAGGAAACGCTTTCCTTATACCGTGAAGTTGGCTTTGAATCAGCCTTTACGTACATTTATTCTCCTCGTGAGGGTACACCTGCTGCAAAAATGGTGGATAATGTACCTGAGGAAGTAAAAAAACAGCGTCTTCAACGATTAAATGAGGTTGTAGCGGAATATTCTCGTAAATCATTAGAGGGCTTGAAGGGTCAGATAGTAGAAGTATTGGTCGAAGGGACAAGTAAAAGACGCGAGGATGTACTAGCTGGCTATACGCGTAAAAATCGTCTTGTCAACTTTAAAGCACCAGCGCATTTAATTGGACAATTAGTAAATGTAAAAATAATTGAGGCTTCCTCGTATTCATTAAGTGGTGAATTTGTTGAAGTCGTAAAAAATGAAAAGGTGGAAATATAAATGACACAAATTTTATATACAAAAGATGATTTAATTAAGAAATCTCATGAAATTGCACATATGATTGCCAATACGCCAGAAGTTGAATTTTTCAAAAAGGCAGAAGCACAAATAAATGAAAACCAGCATGTACGTGAGCGTATTGCAAGCTTAAAGAGCTTACAAAAGCAAGCTGTTAACTTCCAGCACTTGGGAAAAGAAAAAGCGCTGAAATTGATTGAAGATAAAATTGCAAAAATTGAAGAAGAAATTAATGCGATTCCAGTTGTTCAGCAATTTAAGGAATCTCAAGGCGATGTTAACGATTTACTACAATTAGTTTCAAACACAATCGCTAACAATGTGACAAATGAGATTATACGTTCAACAGGCGGCGACGTACTACGCGGAGAAACAGGCTCATATGTAGCTAACACAAAGCCAGGCAGCTGCTCATAAATATAATTATCCAGAAATGCACAAGCTTAATATCGGTATATCATAGCTCGAATGATTTTATTCGGGCTATTTTTTATTTTTATTCAGCAGATTACTTCCACCTCTATAGGCGGCGAGTTGAATGCGGTTTTTTCCTATTCAGTGAACGTACAAACGCCCGCTGAATCAAGATAACGCCCCTGGCAGATGTCACGGATTTTGAAGAGGAGTTTTCGAGCGAGCTCGAAAAAAATCTGGACGCAATTACGCTGGGGCGTCATTGATGCTTTCTTTCTATGGCAATCCCGTAAATCCCCAATCTTCAAGTCATTTAGATAAAATTCTATGAAAAGGAATGTTATGCCGAGGCATAATTGATTTCTATAAAAATATATGTTCACCCAATGGGCGCTACCTGCATATGATGGAGTGAAAAGAGTCGAAGGAGGAATTGCGCTGAAACGTTTACGACATATCGTGACGAGAGCAGTAGTTGCCAAAGGGAAGAAGAAAACGGAAGAACGTGTAACATTAAGTCCATCAAATAAACCGACAAGTATTCTTGGATGCTGGGTTATTAACCATACTTGCTCCGCAAAAAAAGTCGGTAAATTTGTAGAAGTATCAGGGAAATTTGATGTTAATGTATGGTATGCCTATAGTAATCATTCGAAAACAGCAGTGTTTTCTGAAACGGTTCACTATAAAGACAAAGTGAAGCTTCATTTTAGAGATGGCGATGTAAGTGCTGGTGATGATGTTCGTGTACGTGTTATTCAAGAGCCAAATTGCATAGAGGCTATCATCTCTCCATGCGGCACGAAATTTGAAATCGTTGTTGAGCGTGAAGTAGTTGTAGAGGTTATGGGAGAAACGACAATTTGTATTAGTGTACATCCACTAGATTTTGAAGAAGAATGGAACTTTAATGATGAGAGTTCATCCTCATCTTCCTCTAGCTCCAGTTCCAGCTCATCGTCTAGCTCGAGTGGAGAAGGAAGGTATGTTTTAGAGTCCTCATCGTTTCCTGATGAAAGACCAAGATAATATTCAAAACGATAAGTTATTGATACATGCGAAACGCTAACATCTTATAAAAGATGAATGAAGCGTTTCGCATGTATCTTTTGTTATAATAAAAATATCTATATGGCAAGAGCGAGGGAAATTTTATTATGACTACATATACACCAATGATGCAACAATATTTGCAGGTAAAAGAAGATTACAAGGATGCCTTTTTATTTTTTAGATTAGGTGATTTTTATGAGATGTTTTTTGAGGATGCGATTAATGCCTCACAACTGTTGGAAATAACATTAACAAGCCGAGATGCAGGTGCAAAAGAACGTATCCCGATGTGCGGTGTTCCGCATCATTCAGCGAAAAATTATATTGAAACACTGGTGCAAAAGGGGTACAAGGTTGCTATTTGTGAGCAAACAGAAGATCCAAAGCAAGCAAAAGGTGTAGTGAAGCGAGAAGTTGTGCAGCTTATTACACCAGGAACGATAATGGAGGGTAAATCCCTAGAAGGAAAATCCAATCATTTTATTGGTGCAGCTGAGCAGCTTGATGATACGACGTTTGGTTATGCCTATTTAGATCTCTCTACTGGTGAAGCAGTCGTCTCCTCCATCGAGGGAGATGGTCGGGCACTTTTACTACAAATGCAGGCATATGGAGTGCGTGAACTGATTGTGACGGAAAGTTTACAGCTTTTATTGGCGGAGCATGCAGTCAATGCTGGAATCGTACTATCTGTTGAAACTGATGAAATGACAATGGATAAAGCTACAAACTATTTACAAGCTGTACCAAGTGAATTACAAGTTGCATGCTTACGTTTGCTGGCTTATATCGATAAAACTCAAATGCGTTCATTATCACATATTCAAGCATTTACCTATAATGAAATGAAAAATTACTTACGCATTGATTCTAGTTCAAAGCGTAATTTAGAGCTTATTCAATCAATACGAGGTGGCGATCAAAAAGGTACACTCTTATGGTTATTAGATGATACGGTAACAGCCATGGGTGGGCGAAAGCTTAAGCAATGGTTACATCAGCCCCTTGCCACACGTTCAGCCATAGAGGCTAGACAGGACATTGTGTCAGTCTTATTAGAAGAATATTTTGTTCGAACAGAGCTACAGGCTTCCTTAAAGCAAGTATATGATTTAGAGCGTTTAGCGGGGCGTGTTGCTTTTGGAAATGTAGGGGGACGTGACTTAGCACAGCTTCGTGATTCGTTACGTCAGGTACCGATTATTCAGCAACAATTGCTAAGTGCCAATAAAGAAACCCTACAAAAACTTGGCGCTGCACTGGATACATGCGCAGATGTAGAGACATTGTTAGCTCATGCGATTACAGATAACCCACCGATTACAATTAAAGAGGGTGACGTCATTCGTGACGGCTATGATGAACGCTTGGATGAGCTACGTTTTGCTTCACGAAATGGCAAGGATTGGATTGCGCAGCTAGAGCAAGAGGAGCGAGCGAAAACAGGTATTAAAAACTTAAAAATCGGCTATAACCGAATTTTTGGTTATTATATCGAAATAACAAAATCAAATATTCATCTAGCTGATTTAACACGCTATGAACGCAAGCAAACTTTAGCGAATGCAGAACGATATATTACGCAGGAGTTAAAGGAAAAAGAAGCATTAATTTTAAACGCAGAAGAAGAAAGTCTAACATTAGAGTATAACTTGTTCGTGGAAATTCGTGATCAATTAAAGGCATTTATTCCACGGGTACAAGCACTGGCAGCAAGCATTAGTGAGATAGATGTGTTAGTCAGTTTTGCGAGTGTTTCTGAGAAATATCGCTTTACAAAGCCTGAATTCCACGGTGGTCGCTCCTTAGAAATTATAGAAGGGCGTCATCCTGTAGTAGAGAAAATGCTCAACAAGCAAATGTATGTGCCTAATGATTGTGTGCTTGAGGAAAATAATAATATGATGCTCATTACAGGTCCGAATATGTCTGGTAAAAGCACCTATATGCGTCAAGTTGCACTGATTGTCGTTATGGCGCAAATGGGCTGCTATGTGCCTGCTGAAAGAGCGAGATTGCCTATTACAGATCAGATTTTTACACGCATTGGGGCAGCGGATGATTTAGCAGCAGGGCAATCAACGTTTATGGTAGAGATGCTAGAATCTCAACATGCCATTATGCATGCTACGAAAAATAGTTTAATGCTGTTTGATGAAATTGGGCGAGGTACTTCCACTTATGATGGTATGAGCCTTGCGCAATCCATGATGGAGTATATCCATGATAAAATTGGAGCAAATACGCTGTTCTCTACTCATTATCATGAATTAACAGCACTTGAGAAGGAACTTACACGTCTACAAAATGTTCATGTTTCAGCTACTGAAAAAAGTGGAACAGTTGTCTTTTTACACAAGGTCAAAAAGGGGGCAGCTGATAAATCGTATGGTATTCATGTAGCACAGCTTGCTCAATTACCAGAGGAAATTTTATCGAGGGCACGTGTGCTGCTTGAAAACTTTGAGGCCGGGAAGGAAATAACTACCCCTCAGGAAATTAACGAACAGCCCGTTCAAATGACGCTATTCTCAGAGGAGGAACCAATTTCATCTGCCGAAGCAGAGGTGCTAAAAAATTTAGAAAAAGTAAATATTCTAGGCACTTCACCCATGCAGGCAATGAATATTTTATATGAGCTACAGCAGCAGCTAGTAAATGCTAAAAAATAAAGGAGTGATGCGCAATGGGAAAAATACAAATTATGGACGAATGGCTGTCCAATAAAATCGCTGCCGGGGAAGTAGTTGAAAGACCAGCCTCTGTTGTGAAAGAGCTTGTGGAAAATGCCATAGATGCAGGTAGTACGTCCATCGATGTTTTTTTACTAGAAGCGGGTCTCACTTCAATTCAGGTTATTGATAATGGAAGTGGAATGGATGAAGAGGATGCATTGATATCATACTCTCGGCATGCGACAAGTAAAATCCATCAAGAGCATGATTTATTCCGCATTCGAACACTGGGCTTTCGAGGTGAAGCATTAGCCTCGATAGCTTCAGTTTCTAAAATGACACTTATTACATCTAATGGAGAATCAGGTACGTATTTAGAGCTAGAGGGTGGGCATGTGGTGACAAATAAGCCTGGTCCACTGAGAAAAGGAACAGATATAACGGTGGCACAGTTATTTTTCAATACACCTGCACGTTTAAAATATATGAAAACGATACAAACCGAGCTTGGACATACAATCGATTTGATGAACCGTCTTGCGCTTGGCAATCCACAAATTGCGTTCAGATTGCTACATAATGGTCAGCAATTGCTACAAACAAATGGACGAGGTGATGTGCAGCAAGTATTAGCGGCAATTTACGGTGTGCATAATGCCAAGAAAATGGTGCCTTTTGAGGGAGAATCGCATGATTATAAAGTTACAGGCTTCGTATCCTTACCTGAAGTGACACGTGCTTCGAAAAATTATATGTCCCTCTTTGTCAATGGTCGTTGGGTCAAGCATTATTTAGTGCAAAAAGCGATTGTCGATGCTTACCATACGTATTTACCAATTGAGCGTTTCCCTATAGTGGCTCTCTTTATAGAGGGTGACCCCTACTTAACAGACGTCAATGTTCATCCTGCCAAACATCAAATCCGTTTAAGTAAGGAACCAGAGCTCCTTAAACTTATTGAGGAAACCATTCGGGAAACTATACGACATGTTATCAGAGTGCCACAAATGGAAAAGAAGGAAAAGGTTGTGAAGTCTACAGCAGAGCAGTTAAATATCTGGAAGCCAGCTCCGAAGCTAGATGTGGAGAAAATGAATGCCATTGTAGAAAAGCTATATGATGTGCAAACCGTTCAGGAATCAAGCATGCTAGAGCCAATAAAATCATTACAAGAATCATCCCCTACTCCTGTTGAAGATAGCTTTGAACATACACAGCCAATCGAGGAAAAATCAATTCAAAATGTGGTAGATGAGGAAGTAAAGCAATATTCAATGGAAAAGTCTACAAAAGAACCATTTCCTGCACTAGAAGTAGTGGGTCAAATTCATGGCACATATATTGTTGCACAGATGGAGGATGGCTTTTATTTAATTGATCAGCATGCAGCTCAGGAACGTATTAAATATGAATTTTTCCGAGAAAAGGTGGGTATGGTGAACCCAAATGAACGTCAGGCTTTACTGCTACCATTAACCTTCCACTATGCCGCTGACGAGGCACTCTTATTAAGAGAGAACAAACAAGAATTAGAGGCTGTAGGGGTGTTTTTAGAGGAATTTGGACAGTCATCATTTGTCGTAAGGGAGCATCCTAGCTGGTTTCCTAAAGGAGAAGAACAGGAAATTATTGAAGATTTAATTGAACAGGTACTCACCACGAAAAAGGCAGACGTTAAGAAATTACGGGAGGCAGCGGCAATTATGATGAGCTGTAAAAAATCAATCAAGGCCAATCATTTTTTAACAAGGGAGCAAATGGTAACGCTATTGAATGATCTACGAAATGCTGATAATCCATTTACATGCCCACACGGACGTCCAGTACTCATTCATTTTACGACTTATGAAGTGGAAAAATTGTTTAAACGGGTTATGTAGAACTGTATTAAAGGGGGAGAATGAATGGGTGAATTTATTTTAGCTATAGATCAGGGCACTACGAGCACAAGAGCAATTTTGTTTAATAAAAAGGGCAAAATTGTCCATGTAGCTCAAAAGGAATTCCAACAATACTTTCCCAGGGCTGGTTGGGTAGAGCATAATGCCAATGAAATTTGGGGCTCTATCCTAGCTGTGATAGCAGCCGTATTAACGGAAAGTGGGCATGAGGCCAGTGAAGTACATGCCATTGGGATTACTAATCAACGTGAAACAACTGTTGTTTGGGATAAACATACAGGTCAGCCTGTTTACAATGCCATTGTCTGGCAGTCTAGGCAAACGCAGGACATTGTGAATGACTTAAAGGATCAAGAAGGCCTAGAGGAACTCCTTGAGCAAAAAACAGGTTTACGTTTAGATGCCTATTTTTCTGCAACAAAAATTAAATGGATTTTAGATCATGTTGATGGCGCACGAACGATGGCAGAAAACGGAGATTTATTATTTGGTACGATTGATTCTTGGATTGTTTGGCGATTATCAAAAGGAAAGGCACATATAACAGATTATTCAAATGCCGCGCGCACTTTACTTTACAATATCCATGACTTGAAGTGGGATGAAGAGCTTTGCAAATTGTTAGATATTCCAATGTCCATGCTGCCAAGTGTAAAAAATTCCTCTGAGATTTATACACATACAGCACCTAGTATTTTCTTTGGTGAGGAAATCCCGATTGCAGGGATAGCAGGGGATCAGCAGGCAGCGCTTTTTGGTCAAACATGCTTTTCTAAGGGAATGGCTAAAAATACGTATGGCACAGGCTGTTTTATGCTATTAAATACAGGTGAGCAGGCGGTTAAATCAGAGAATGGTTTATTAACAACCATTGCATGGGGAATCGATGGTCAAGTGACGTATGCATTAGAAGGAAGTGTATTTGTTGCAGGCTCAGCGATACAGTGGCTACGAGACGGTTTGCGAATGATTCGCTCAGCCGAGGATTCTGAGACCTATGCGAGTAAGGTGGAAAACACGGATGGTGTGTATGTTGTACCTGCATTCGTAGGTTTAGGGACCCCTTACTGGGATACCGATGCAAGAGGAGCCGTTTTTGGCCTAACACGAGGAACCTCCAAGGAGCACTTTATTCGTGCAACACTGGAATCACTTGCTTATCAGACAAAAGATGTGCTTGATGCAATGGAGCAAGATGCGGGTACGCCTATTGAGTTGCTACGAGTAGATGGTGGAGCAGTAAGTAATAAATTTTTAATGCAGTTCCAAAGTGATATTTTGCAGTTAAGGGTGGAGCTAGCTAAGCTTAATGAATCTACTGCACTTGGAGCAGCCTATTTAGCAGGGCTTGCGACAAATTTTTGGCCAAATCAAGAGGCATTATCTGCATTATGGATGCATGGTCAAACGTATCAGCCGAAAATGAATGCAGAAGCGGGAGAAGCTCTTTATGATGGCTGGAAAAGAGCTGTAGCGGCTACAAGAATATTTAAATCATAGCTGATGGGGGAATAAGATATGTTTTCATTTGAGCATCGTCCTAAAATTATGCATTTTTTAGAACAATATAGCTTTGACGTCTTAATCATTGGTGGCGGTATTACAGGTGCAGGTATCGCACTCGATGCTGCATCTAGAGGGCTGTCAGTTGCTTTGATTGAGATGCAGGATTTTTCTGCTGGCACCTCAAGTCGCTCTACAAAGCTTATTCATGGGGGACTTCGATATTTAAAGCAATTTGATGTAAGCGTAGTGGCTGAGGTTGGGCGTGAACGGGAAATTGTATACGATAACGCCGTACATGTGACAACACCTGAAAAGATGCTTCTACCATTATATAAAAAAGGCTCACTTGGTCCTTTAACTACATCATTAGCTTTGAAGGTCTATGATCGCTTAGCAGGTGTCAAGAAGAATGAGCGTAGAACAATGCTAAGTGCACAGGAAACTTCAGCACTTGAGCCTTTACTCAATCAAGATGAGCTGGTCGGTGGAGGCTATTATGTTGAATATCGGACAGATGATGCACGTCTTACCATTGAGGTTCTGAAAAAAGCAGTGGAATATGGAGCATTATGCATTAATTATGCCGAGATGACAGAATTTTTATATCATAAGAAAAAGCTTGTAGGTGTGCAAGTTAAGGATCATATAACAGGAAAAACGATAGAAGTGCATGCTGCGCAAATTGTCAATGCAACAGGACCATGGGTGGATGCAGTCCGTCAAAAGGATAAAGTGGCAGACAAAAAGCAATTACGACTCACGAAAGGGGTCCATATTGTTCTAGATCAAAAGGATTTCCCGTTAAAGCAAGCGGTGTACTTCGATATCATGGATGGTCGCATGGCCTTTGCTATTCCACGCGATGGCAAAACCTATGTAGGTACTACCGATACAGAATACGAAGGGGACATAGCACATCCTTTTGCGACACAAGAGGATGTTGATTATTTAATTGCTGCGGCAAAAACTGTTTTTCCAACAGCGAAAATCTCAAGAGAAACAATTGAATCTTCCTGGGCTGGCATACGTCCACTTATTTTTGAAAAAGGAAAGAATCCGTCTGAAATCTCTCGAAAGGATGAAATATGGACGGCTCCAAGTGGACTCATGACAATTGCTGGTGGAAAATTAACAGGCTATCGTCAAATGGCAGAAACAATTGTAGATAAAATTGTCAAAACACATAAATATAAGCATGCAAGTCCATGTATAACACGTGAGTTATCACTTTCTGGTGCAAAGGGCATCAATGCGGTTAATTTCCCCGATTATACAGCCTATAAAGCAAGAGAAGGCGTTCAGTACGGGCTAAACTATGATGAAGCAAAAATGCTTGTTCAAAAATATGGCACAAATGTCGATGCATTGTTTGATCAGGTGAAATATTTACATGAGCATGGTAGTACGATGCCACTTGCTCTCCATGCAATGCTGCTCTATGGTATTGAGGCAGAGATGGTATACACCCCAAGTGACTTCTTTATTCGTCGTACAGGCTTGTTATACTTTGATATCGATGCTGTTAAACGTTATAAACAACAGGTTATTCAAGTGATGCAGCAACGCTTACATTATACAGAGCCACAAAAAAACATGTATATTGCTCATCTAGAGCAGGCCATTTTAGATGCAACAAATTTTGTGGAAGAGGGAGTGTAGGGAAATGGAACGTTACATTGAAATGTCAGACGGCCATTTTGTCTTTACGCGTACATTACAGCCGTCAAGTACATGTATTGGCCATATTCATATTTTACACGGCATGGCGGAGCATAGTGGGCGCTATATAAAGTTTGCTAGCGCACTAACGACAGCAGGGTATGCAGTGACTATGCATGATCATCGAGGGCATGGCGAAACGGCAGGCTATAATGGTACATTAGGGTTTTTTGCTGAACAAAATGGGTTTGATCGAGTCGTAGAGGATGTTCATGAGGTAGTTACAGCATTACATGAACAGTTTGCAGATGTCCCTTTCATACTATTTGGACATAGTATGGGATCGTTTATTACGAGAAGATATATACAACTGTACAGCCGCCATGTTGATAGGGTAATTCTTTGTGGAACAGGGCATGTGACAACCTTGCATGCGATGGGAAATATGGTAGCGAGAGCCTTAGCGAAGCAGCTTGGAAAAGAGACAGAAAGCAAGCTATTAAATAAGCTGAGCTTTGGAAGCTTTAATAAGCAATTTCCCAATTCGAAGACGGCGTATGATTGGTTATGCTCTGTTGAAAACGAGGTACAAAAATATATAGATGATCCATATTGTGGCTTTATCCCAACAAATCAATTTTTTGTAGATTTGACAACAGGTTTTATGACCTTAAATCGAAAAAATGAAATGGCAAAAGTAAGAAAAGATCTTCCTATTCTTTTGATCAGTGGTAGTAAGGATCCAGTAGGAGATCAAGGGCAGGGTATTTATGCTGTTGCTGAGCAATTCGCTGTGGCAGGCTTGCAGAATGTGACAGTCTATTTATTTGAGGATAAGCGCCATGAAATTTTAAACGAGGATAACCAAGAGGCAGTCTATCAAGTTTTATTACGGTGGTTAGAAAAAAATGATACAAGATAAAATAAGACAGGCAGAGGTCATCGCAATTGTTGGCCCAACTGCTTCAGGTAAAACAGCATTAAGTATTAAGCTAGCCAAAAAATATAATGGTGAAATTATAAACGGTGACTCCATGCAGGTCTATCGAGGCTTAGATATTGGTACGGCTAAAATTACCGAGGAAGAGATGGAGGGTGTACCACATCATTTACTTAGCTTTAAGGAGCCAACGGAGGCTTTTTCAGTAGCAGACTATCAAAGAATGGTACGAACGAAAATTGCAGAAATTCGAGCACGGGAGAAGCTACCTATTATAGTAGGGGGCTCTGGTTTATATGTGCAGGCAGTGCTCTATGATTTTCAATTTACAGAGGAGCAGGTAGATGAGGTGGCACGGAAGGCTTATTATGAAGAGCTGGAAAAATTAGGCCCTGAGGCAATGCATGCGAAGCTAGAGAAGCTTGACCCACAAACTGCAGAGTCCATCCATCCCAATAATACGCGCCGTGTGATACGAGCATTAGAGATGATTGAGCTAAGTGGTGTTTCTAAGGCTTCCGAGGCACATAATCGTGGAGAGATCCCTCTCTATAACCACGTTGTTTTAGGGCTTGGTCAACATATGTCTCGAGAAGAGCTATATGATCGAATTAACCATCGTGTTGATGTGATGATGGACAACGGTTTATTAGAGGAAGTAAAGGGGTTATGGCAGCAAAATATTCGAGGTGTACAATCCATTCAAGCGATTGGTTATAAGGAATTGTATGATTATTTGGATGGTAAATGCTCACTTGATGAAGCACTTGAAAGCTTAAAACAAAATTCTCGTCGCTATGCCAAAAGACAATTAACCTATTTCCGTAATAAGATGGATATCTATTTTATTTCAAATGGTGAACAAATTTAAAACTTCCACATTAGAATGCATAATTTCTAAAAATTACTAATTGCTAAAATGGTAGAACATGCTACTATAGGAATGAAGAGGTAGAAAGAGAGTAGGGAGGTATTTTTGATGAAGTCAATTAATTTGCAAGATACGTTCTTGAACCATCTACGTAAAAACAGTGTATTTGTAACTGTGTTTCTTTTAAACGGCTTTCAATTAAAAGGAACTGTAAAATCCTATGATAATTTTACAGTGTTGTTAATTGATGCCGAAAGTAAGCAGCACCTTATTTACAAACACGCTATTTCTACATTCGTTCCTGTAAAGCAAGTAGATTTTTTAGAAACAGAGCAATAAAAGCGTGTAAATATGATATGAAAACAGTTAGTGTTCATGACACTAGCTGTTTTTTTGCCTTCGAGCTATAATATAATAGGAAATTGATATTTTGGAGGACAAACTTTTATGAAATCAATGGATACAACGCAATTATTAGAACTATTAGACGCTAATGAAGATCTTTACATTATAGATGTTCGTGAGGATGATGAGGTAGCTCAAGGTATGATTCCTGGTGCTCAGCATATAGCGCTTGGAACAATTCCAGAACGCCTAGAGGAATTAGATGAGACGAAACCATATATTATTGTTTGCAAGGCTGGCGGTCGTTCAGCAAATGCTTGCTCATATCTAGAAGCTCAAGGCTTTGATGTAACAAACCTTGAAGGTGGTATGCTTGCCTATGATGGCGAGTTAGAGTTTAAATAACATTGATTTTGAAGCCTTCGCTTTAGTATGCGGAGGCTTTTTTTTGTCGAATACAAGTAGGAATTTATGTTTTGATGGGGGAGTGCTGAATTGAGGGGAATATGTGCAGAATTGATTAGTATTTATGCTAGATAGAAGGCCACTTGTGCTTGATAGCAAGAGAAAAACACTCGATTGAACACAATTCATTCTAGCTGATATGATAGATACAAGAAAGGTGTGATAAATTGCAAACAACCCAACCAAAAAAGCCCCACAAACTGTTAAAGCTTGAAGCGATATTACGCAGACTGCAGAAAACATCCCTAAATTATCCGTATTTTCAAGAGTTACATCGAAAATTGA
This genomic stretch from Lysinibacillus pakistanensis harbors:
- the cotE gene encoding outer spore coat protein CotE, giving the protein MFTQWALPAYDGVKRVEGGIALKRLRHIVTRAVVAKGKKKTEERVTLSPSNKPTSILGCWVINHTCSAKKVGKFVEVSGKFDVNVWYAYSNHSKTAVFSETVHYKDKVKLHFRDGDVSAGDDVRVRVIQEPNCIEAIISPCGTKFEIVVEREVVVEVMGETTICISVHPLDFEEEWNFNDESSSSSSSSSSSSSSSSSSGEGRYVLESSSFPDERPR
- a CDS encoding glycerol-3-phosphate dehydrogenase/oxidase, whose translation is MFSFEHRPKIMHFLEQYSFDVLIIGGGITGAGIALDAASRGLSVALIEMQDFSAGTSSRSTKLIHGGLRYLKQFDVSVVAEVGREREIVYDNAVHVTTPEKMLLPLYKKGSLGPLTTSLALKVYDRLAGVKKNERRTMLSAQETSALEPLLNQDELVGGGYYVEYRTDDARLTIEVLKKAVEYGALCINYAEMTEFLYHKKKLVGVQVKDHITGKTIEVHAAQIVNATGPWVDAVRQKDKVADKKQLRLTKGVHIVLDQKDFPLKQAVYFDIMDGRMAFAIPRDGKTYVGTTDTEYEGDIAHPFATQEDVDYLIAAAKTVFPTAKISRETIESSWAGIRPLIFEKGKNPSEISRKDEIWTAPSGLMTIAGGKLTGYRQMAETIVDKIVKTHKYKHASPCITRELSLSGAKGINAVNFPDYTAYKAREGVQYGLNYDEAKMLVQKYGTNVDALFDQVKYLHEHGSTMPLALHAMLLYGIEAEMVYTPSDFFIRRTGLLYFDIDAVKRYKQQVIQVMQQRLHYTEPQKNMYIAHLEQAILDATNFVEEGV
- a CDS encoding RicAFT regulatory complex protein RicA family protein codes for the protein MTQILYTKDDLIKKSHEIAHMIANTPEVEFFKKAEAQINENQHVRERIASLKSLQKQAVNFQHLGKEKALKLIEDKIAKIEEEINAIPVVQQFKESQGDVNDLLQLVSNTIANNVTNEIIRSTGGDVLRGETGSYVANTKPGSCS
- the mutL gene encoding DNA mismatch repair endonuclease MutL; this encodes MGKIQIMDEWLSNKIAAGEVVERPASVVKELVENAIDAGSTSIDVFLLEAGLTSIQVIDNGSGMDEEDALISYSRHATSKIHQEHDLFRIRTLGFRGEALASIASVSKMTLITSNGESGTYLELEGGHVVTNKPGPLRKGTDITVAQLFFNTPARLKYMKTIQTELGHTIDLMNRLALGNPQIAFRLLHNGQQLLQTNGRGDVQQVLAAIYGVHNAKKMVPFEGESHDYKVTGFVSLPEVTRASKNYMSLFVNGRWVKHYLVQKAIVDAYHTYLPIERFPIVALFIEGDPYLTDVNVHPAKHQIRLSKEPELLKLIEETIRETIRHVIRVPQMEKKEKVVKSTAEQLNIWKPAPKLDVEKMNAIVEKLYDVQTVQESSMLEPIKSLQESSPTPVEDSFEHTQPIEEKSIQNVVDEEVKQYSMEKSTKEPFPALEVVGQIHGTYIVAQMEDGFYLIDQHAAQERIKYEFFREKVGMVNPNERQALLLPLTFHYAADEALLLRENKQELEAVGVFLEEFGQSSFVVREHPSWFPKGEEQEIIEDLIEQVLTTKKADVKKLREAAAIMMSCKKSIKANHFLTREQMVTLLNDLRNADNPFTCPHGRPVLIHFTTYEVEKLFKRVM
- the glpK gene encoding glycerol kinase GlpK, giving the protein MGEFILAIDQGTTSTRAILFNKKGKIVHVAQKEFQQYFPRAGWVEHNANEIWGSILAVIAAVLTESGHEASEVHAIGITNQRETTVVWDKHTGQPVYNAIVWQSRQTQDIVNDLKDQEGLEELLEQKTGLRLDAYFSATKIKWILDHVDGARTMAENGDLLFGTIDSWIVWRLSKGKAHITDYSNAARTLLYNIHDLKWDEELCKLLDIPMSMLPSVKNSSEIYTHTAPSIFFGEEIPIAGIAGDQQAALFGQTCFSKGMAKNTYGTGCFMLLNTGEQAVKSENGLLTTIAWGIDGQVTYALEGSVFVAGSAIQWLRDGLRMIRSAEDSETYASKVENTDGVYVVPAFVGLGTPYWDTDARGAVFGLTRGTSKEHFIRATLESLAYQTKDVLDAMEQDAGTPIELLRVDGGAVSNKFLMQFQSDILQLRVELAKLNESTALGAAYLAGLATNFWPNQEALSALWMHGQTYQPKMNAEAGEALYDGWKRAVAATRIFKS
- the mutS gene encoding DNA mismatch repair protein MutS; this encodes MTTYTPMMQQYLQVKEDYKDAFLFFRLGDFYEMFFEDAINASQLLEITLTSRDAGAKERIPMCGVPHHSAKNYIETLVQKGYKVAICEQTEDPKQAKGVVKREVVQLITPGTIMEGKSLEGKSNHFIGAAEQLDDTTFGYAYLDLSTGEAVVSSIEGDGRALLLQMQAYGVRELIVTESLQLLLAEHAVNAGIVLSVETDEMTMDKATNYLQAVPSELQVACLRLLAYIDKTQMRSLSHIQAFTYNEMKNYLRIDSSSKRNLELIQSIRGGDQKGTLLWLLDDTVTAMGGRKLKQWLHQPLATRSAIEARQDIVSVLLEEYFVRTELQASLKQVYDLERLAGRVAFGNVGGRDLAQLRDSLRQVPIIQQQLLSANKETLQKLGAALDTCADVETLLAHAITDNPPITIKEGDVIRDGYDERLDELRFASRNGKDWIAQLEQEERAKTGIKNLKIGYNRIFGYYIEITKSNIHLADLTRYERKQTLANAERYITQELKEKEALILNAEEESLTLEYNLFVEIRDQLKAFIPRVQALAASISEIDVLVSFASVSEKYRFTKPEFHGGRSLEIIEGRHPVVEKMLNKQMYVPNDCVLEENNNMMLITGPNMSGKSTYMRQVALIVVMAQMGCYVPAERARLPITDQIFTRIGAADDLAAGQSTFMVEMLESQHAIMHATKNSLMLFDEIGRGTSTYDGMSLAQSMMEYIHDKIGANTLFSTHYHELTALEKELTRLQNVHVSATEKSGTVVFLHKVKKGAADKSYGIHVAQLAQLPEEILSRARVLLENFEAGKEITTPQEINEQPVQMTLFSEEEPISSAEAEVLKNLEKVNILGTSPMQAMNILYELQQQLVNAKK